A genomic window from Sulfurospirillum multivorans DSM 12446 includes:
- a CDS encoding molybdopterin-dependent oxidoreductase: MSYVDSIGVNEKKFNRRDFLKAAALTAASTSVATSDNTLINKLSTKEVSKDIDEGQWITAACWHNCGGRCVNKALVKEGIVIRQKTDDTHSDSIDFPQQRGCLRGRSQRKQVFGADRLKYPMKRKHWKPGGGDKNLRGQDEWERISWDEAFNYISDELKKTKKESGNNSILISAGWNSAITDISRTLGLFGGYTECWNTNSFGSWSLTPATVGFMQLGVWDQTVNDRFDLRNCDTIVMISMNPAWSAMGSSTLNYLQAKKAGAQFIAIDPMYNETHNLLEAKWLPTRPSTDTALLLGVAHSLLVMDDPIHQPLIDWDFLSKCTIGFDADHMPDNMKKEDNFKDYVLGTYDKQPKNAKWASDICGVNENEIKQLALTIGKNNKVAILCGMASARTRNSDNLPQLIMTIGAMTGHMGKSGHMTGSTMHCTSGNGGPALVKAGSKGLPAILNPIDDTINANELWNAILDGKYTFTGQGSFASPTQYSKGELRNINIKVIYHAASALLQTNDGMARGIEAHKKVDLVVAHGQFLTTNAKYADIVLPIITPWEQFGGFLGGNLIHSGNREMIIHYSQVTNPLYEAKSEQWIAKELAKKLGISEKDVYPFDEKQQYFNELTTIQVVNDDGKTYSPLVTITEEDIKELGVIGKTQKGKISYKKFKENGVYQVERFQGDNFGYIAYEKFRKNPDAYPLTTQTGKLEICSPTLAQKVNRMGFSTIKAIPTYINVKDGYVDTFENWQKKKKGKYPFQLITPHYLRRSHSVFDNIKWLQEAWKNPIFINAYDAKIKNLQDGDTVLVENEYGKVLRNALVTECLMPGVVALPHGAWSDVDPKTGIDKGGADNTLSGQFATGQGVSGYNSCIVNISKFNDQLINDVKKPQRIVL, from the coding sequence ATGTCTTATGTTGATTCCATTGGTGTAAATGAAAAAAAATTTAATAGGCGCGATTTTTTAAAAGCTGCTGCATTAACAGCAGCTTCTACTTCTGTGGCAACTTCTGATAATACGTTAATAAATAAATTATCTACAAAAGAAGTATCTAAGGACATTGATGAGGGACAATGGATTACAGCAGCTTGTTGGCATAACTGTGGTGGTAGATGTGTAAATAAAGCACTAGTAAAAGAAGGAATTGTCATTAGACAAAAAACAGATGACACCCATTCAGATAGTATTGATTTCCCACAACAAAGAGGATGTTTACGTGGTAGGAGCCAGCGAAAACAGGTTTTTGGTGCTGATAGATTAAAATATCCAATGAAGAGAAAACATTGGAAACCTGGTGGCGGTGATAAAAACTTACGTGGTCAAGATGAATGGGAAAGAATCTCTTGGGATGAGGCATTCAATTATATTTCAGATGAATTAAAAAAAACAAAAAAAGAATCTGGTAATAATTCAATTTTAATATCTGCTGGATGGAATAGCGCCATTACTGATATTTCAAGAACTTTAGGACTTTTTGGTGGATATACAGAATGTTGGAATACAAATTCTTTTGGAAGTTGGTCTTTAACACCTGCAACAGTTGGTTTTATGCAATTGGGAGTTTGGGATCAAACTGTTAATGATAGATTTGATTTAAGAAATTGTGACACAATCGTTATGATTAGTATGAATCCAGCATGGAGTGCGATGGGTAGTTCTACCTTAAATTACTTGCAAGCAAAGAAAGCAGGTGCGCAATTTATTGCAATTGATCCAATGTATAATGAAACACATAACCTTCTTGAAGCCAAATGGCTACCAACACGTCCATCCACAGATACTGCATTATTACTTGGTGTTGCACACTCTTTATTAGTAATGGATGATCCAATACACCAGCCCCTTATAGATTGGGATTTCTTATCAAAATGTACTATTGGATTTGATGCGGATCACATGCCAGACAATATGAAAAAAGAAGATAATTTTAAAGATTATGTTCTTGGAACATATGATAAACAACCTAAAAATGCAAAATGGGCATCGGATATTTGTGGTGTTAACGAAAATGAAATTAAGCAATTAGCATTAACTATTGGTAAGAATAATAAGGTTGCTATCTTATGTGGTATGGCATCTGCAAGAACTAGAAATTCTGATAATTTACCACAATTAATTATGACTATTGGTGCTATGACCGGACATATGGGTAAATCAGGACATATGACAGGAAGTACAATGCATTGTACTTCAGGGAATGGTGGTCCAGCACTTGTAAAAGCTGGGAGTAAAGGATTGCCAGCCATTCTAAATCCTATCGATGACACAATTAATGCCAATGAGTTATGGAATGCTATTCTTGATGGAAAATATACTTTTACCGGTCAAGGCTCCTTCGCTTCACCGACGCAATATAGTAAAGGTGAATTAAGAAATATTAATATTAAAGTTATCTATCATGCAGCGAGTGCATTATTACAAACCAATGATGGTATGGCACGAGGAATAGAAGCCCACAAAAAAGTAGATTTAGTTGTTGCTCATGGTCAATTTTTGACAACAAATGCAAAATATGCTGATATTGTTTTACCAATTATTACACCATGGGAACAATTTGGAGGTTTTTTAGGTGGTAATTTGATTCATAGTGGTAATAGAGAAATGATTATTCACTATTCACAAGTTACAAATCCTCTCTATGAAGCTAAATCTGAGCAATGGATTGCAAAAGAACTTGCAAAGAAACTTGGAATTAGTGAAAAAGATGTTTATCCTTTTGATGAAAAACAACAATATTTTAATGAATTAACAACTATTCAAGTTGTTAATGATGATGGGAAAACATATTCACCTCTTGTAACTATTACAGAGGAAGATATTAAAGAATTAGGTGTTATCGGTAAAACGCAAAAAGGAAAAATTTCTTATAAAAAATTCAAAGAAAATGGTGTATATCAAGTTGAACGTTTCCAAGGTGATAATTTTGGTTATATTGCCTATGAAAAGTTTAGAAAAAATCCTGATGCATATCCATTAACAACACAAACTGGTAAGTTAGAAATTTGTTCTCCAACACTAGCTCAAAAAGTTAATCGAATGGGATTCTCAACAATTAAGGCAATACCTACATACATCAATGTTAAAGATGGTTATGTAGATACCTTTGAGAATTGGCAAAAAAAGAAAAAAGGTAAATATCCATTTCAATTAATAACCCCACATTATTTGAGAAGATCACATTCTGTTTTTGATAATATCAAATGGCTTCAAGAAGCATGGAAAAATCCAATTTTTATCAATGCATATGATGCAAAGATAAAAAATTTACAAGATGGTGATACTGTTTTGGTAGAAAATGAATATGGAAAAGTATTGAGAAATGCATTAGTTACAGAGTGTTTAATGCCAGGAGTTGTTGCATTGCCACATGGTGCATGGAGTGATGTTGATCCTAAAACAGGTATAGATAAGGGTGGGGCGGATAATACGCTATCTGGTCAATTTGCAACAGGGCAAGGGGTGTCAGGCTACAATAGTTGTATTGTAAATATAAGTAAATTCAATGACCAGCTTATAAATGATGTTAAAAAACCACAAAGAATTGTTTTATAA
- the istA gene encoding IS21 family transposase, whose amino-acid sequence MIKKFLAEGLSKSAIARKLGISRDTVRRYANLPDDYVPHINRPPVINSVDPYLPHIAKMLEMAEATKSEIPLTVIYEEIKKLGYEGSLRWLQQVIQRYELRSRAKLDEPIIRFETKPAQQMQVDWIEFPKDNLSAFVATMGYSRASYVEYVNNEKIETLIGCHMNAFSYFGGVPTECLYDNMKTVILGRNSYGRGKHKLNPLFEDFAKHCGFSIKVCKPYRAKTKGKVERFNHYLRYNFHNGLIVRLSMKHYALTLDNANAEVLKWLDNTANKRIHQTTLQIPFELLAQEQLQLRPVPKAYQGIHPKALIESVAKKYTPINSYHDIDKLYIPHRDIQCYDEFIPIVANIILPVGLYGGALWN is encoded by the coding sequence ATGATAAAGAAGTTTTTAGCTGAGGGTTTGAGTAAGAGTGCCATTGCACGAAAGTTAGGTATTTCAAGAGATACCGTAAGGCGTTACGCCAATCTTCCTGATGATTATGTTCCTCATATTAATCGACCTCCTGTCATCAATAGTGTTGATCCTTATCTACCGCATATTGCCAAGATGTTAGAGATGGCAGAAGCGACGAAAAGTGAAATCCCTTTAACGGTTATTTATGAAGAGATTAAGAAGCTAGGCTATGAGGGAAGTTTGCGTTGGTTGCAGCAAGTTATCCAAAGATATGAGTTAAGAAGTCGAGCCAAATTGGATGAACCTATCATTCGCTTTGAAACCAAACCTGCCCAACAGATGCAAGTCGATTGGATAGAGTTTCCAAAGGATAATTTATCAGCATTTGTGGCAACGATGGGATATTCTAGGGCTTCGTATGTGGAATATGTCAATAATGAGAAGATAGAGACGCTCATTGGATGCCATATGAATGCCTTTAGCTACTTTGGAGGTGTTCCAACGGAGTGTTTGTATGACAATATGAAAACGGTTATTTTAGGACGGAATAGTTATGGCAGAGGCAAACATAAACTCAATCCACTCTTTGAGGACTTTGCCAAACACTGTGGCTTTAGCATCAAAGTCTGCAAACCCTACCGTGCCAAGACCAAAGGAAAAGTAGAGAGATTTAACCATTATCTACGGTATAACTTTCATAATGGATTGATAGTGAGACTTTCTATGAAGCATTATGCATTAACGCTGGATAATGCGAATGCAGAAGTGCTCAAATGGTTGGATAATACCGCCAATAAACGCATCCACCAAACAACATTACAGATACCATTTGAATTATTAGCACAAGAGCAGCTGCAACTGCGTCCTGTGCCTAAAGCCTATCAAGGAATCCACCCTAAAGCTTTGATTGAAAGTGTAGCTAAAAAATATACGCCAATCAATTCATACCATGACATCGATAAGCTCTACATTCCCCATCGTGACATTCAATGCTACGATGAGTTTATCCCGATCGTTGCCAATATTATTCTTCCAGTTGGATTATACGGTGGTGCATTATGGAATTAA
- the istB gene encoding IS21-like element helper ATPase IstB, with product MELIVSIEALCKELNLSTISTHYHEIATTAAKENWQYVQFLEELLRQEVDNRLGRSKNTLTKLAGFPVIKTLEQFDYTFSVGVNRKQIEELSNLTFVKKHENIILLGESGVGKTHLAIALALRAVQHRYKVRFTTISELLSSANRAKKEKKYDSFLKSITSPSVLVIDEIGYFNMSKEEANHFFQIISKRYEKSSTIFTSNLVFSKWVQVFAGDKIVTTAILDRVLHHSHIINIQGDSYRLKEKKLTGVLHSEIYKFEAKSSNLEGQNSEVV from the coding sequence ATGGAATTAATTGTATCCATTGAAGCACTCTGTAAAGAGCTGAATCTCTCCACCATTAGTACACACTATCATGAGATAGCAACAACAGCAGCCAAAGAGAATTGGCAGTATGTTCAGTTCCTTGAGGAACTCTTACGCCAAGAGGTGGATAATCGCTTAGGACGCTCCAAAAACACATTGACAAAGCTTGCAGGCTTCCCCGTTATTAAAACCCTAGAGCAATTTGATTACACTTTCTCAGTAGGCGTAAACAGAAAACAGATTGAAGAGTTATCCAATCTCACCTTTGTAAAGAAGCATGAGAATATCATCCTCTTAGGTGAAAGCGGTGTGGGTAAAACCCATCTGGCTATTGCTCTAGCATTAAGAGCTGTACAACATCGCTACAAAGTGAGATTTACCACCATCAGTGAACTCTTAAGCAGTGCCAATAGAGCTAAAAAAGAGAAAAAATACGATAGCTTTCTCAAATCCATCACAAGCCCATCGGTTCTTGTTATCGATGAGATTGGATACTTTAATATGAGTAAAGAAGAAGCTAATCACTTTTTTCAAATTATCTCTAAACGCTATGAAAAAAGCTCCACCATCTTTACATCAAATTTGGTATTCAGTAAATGGGTTCAAGTATTTGCAGGGGATAAAATCGTTACAACAGCTATTTTAGATAGAGTATTACATCACTCACATATCATCAATATTCAAGGAGACAGTTACCGACTTAAAGAGAAAAAACTAACAGGAGTTTTACACTCAGAAATCTATAAGTTTGAAGCTAAATCTTCAAACCTAGAAGGTCAAAATTCAGAGGTGGTTTAA
- the greA gene encoding transcription elongation factor GreA, with translation MSNAKEPMTEYGYKKLMNELNDLKKKQRPETVIELDIARSHGDLKENAEYHAAKERLAFIDGRIGELSDLVSRAQVIDPTTYEHEKIRFGSTIMLENLETNEEVTYTIVGSTESNPDLGLISYYSPLAIQLMGRGEGEEVTIKLPSGKQVYEVLEVAYREINFEG, from the coding sequence ATGAGCAATGCAAAAGAACCAATGACCGAATACGGTTACAAAAAATTAATGAATGAACTGAATGATCTTAAAAAAAAGCAACGACCGGAGACGGTTATTGAGCTTGATATTGCGAGAAGCCACGGCGATTTAAAAGAAAATGCGGAATACCATGCCGCGAAAGAGCGTTTAGCGTTTATTGATGGGCGTATTGGGGAACTCAGCGATCTTGTATCGCGCGCGCAAGTGATTGACCCAACCACGTATGAACATGAGAAAATTCGCTTTGGTTCGACCATTATGTTGGAAAATTTAGAAACCAACGAAGAGGTGACGTACACCATCGTGGGAAGTACGGAGAGCAATCCGGACCTAGGGCTCATTTCGTACTATTCACCTTTAGCGATTCAGTTAATGGGACGAGGAGAAGGTGAAGAAGTAACCATCAAACTGCCTTCAGGCAAACAAGTGTATGAGGTTTTAGAAGTCGCATACCGTGAGATCAATTTCGAGGGATAA
- the argC gene encoding N-acetyl-gamma-glutamyl-phosphate reductase → MAKIDVAIIGASGYTGLELIKILINHPHFNISYIATTEGGIKASELHPSLLGVFEQEVLKADASVVAKHAKLAFLALPHKAAMGFAKELLGLHVKVVDLSADYRLELEAYEKHYCEHEDKEHLKEAIYGLPEINRAKIKEANLIANPGCYPTASILGILPFLSYLKKDAPIFIDAKSGVSGAGKKPSATAHFVTINENIFAYNPLKHRHEPEISEKLRLVSGHPFEVNFVPHLLPVSRGMLVSSYLQTNEVIDAKAILQDFYKNERFVRIREVPVDIKSTAGTNFCDIFVSQKGKSIFVSSSIDNLLRGASAQAVVNANLMCGFEESAGIPIIAYVP, encoded by the coding sequence ATGGCAAAAATAGACGTAGCCATCATCGGCGCAAGCGGTTATACAGGCTTAGAGCTGATCAAAATTTTGATCAATCACCCCCATTTTAACATTAGCTACATCGCAACCACAGAAGGCGGCATCAAAGCGAGCGAATTGCATCCAAGTTTACTGGGCGTTTTCGAGCAAGAGGTTTTAAAAGCAGATGCTTCAGTCGTTGCCAAGCATGCTAAGCTCGCTTTTTTAGCGCTTCCGCATAAAGCGGCGATGGGGTTTGCGAAAGAGCTTTTGGGTTTACATGTAAAGGTAGTTGACCTTTCCGCGGATTATCGTTTGGAGTTAGAAGCGTATGAGAAACACTACTGTGAACATGAAGATAAAGAGCATTTAAAAGAGGCTATTTACGGGCTTCCTGAGATCAATCGTGCCAAAATCAAAGAGGCGAATCTGATTGCCAATCCAGGGTGTTATCCAACGGCTTCGATTTTGGGAATTTTACCGTTTTTGAGTTATCTTAAAAAAGATGCGCCCATCTTTATTGATGCAAAAAGTGGTGTGTCGGGTGCGGGTAAAAAACCGAGTGCGACAGCGCATTTTGTCACCATCAATGAAAATATCTTTGCCTACAATCCGCTCAAACATCGCCATGAGCCAGAGATTTCTGAAAAACTCCGACTTGTGAGTGGACATCCGTTTGAGGTGAATTTTGTACCGCATTTATTGCCTGTGAGTCGTGGCATGTTGGTAAGCTCGTATTTGCAAACCAATGAGGTGATTGACGCGAAAGCGATTCTTCAGGATTTTTATAAAAATGAACGTTTTGTACGTATCCGCGAAGTACCTGTGGATATTAAATCAACCGCAGGAACGAACTTTTGCGATATTTTTGTGAGCCAAAAAGGCAAATCCATTTTTGTCTCATCAAGCATCGACAACCTTTTACGGGGTGCGTCCGCCCAAGCGGTCGTGAATGCCAATCTGATGTGCGGCTTTGAAGAGTCCGCAGGAATCCCTATTATCGCCTATGTCCCCTAA